The window TTGCGAAGGGTTTTTCCCCGAATCACGGCCTTTTTGCCTATCCGGTTTTGATGGCGGCGGATATCCTGCTCTACGACGCGGACCTGGTTCCCGTGGGCAAGGACCAAAAACAGCATTTGGAGGTGGCGAGAGACATAGCGGCAAAGTTCAATGAAAGATTCGGGGCGGTTTTCAAAATTCCGGAGCCGGACATCCAGGAAGACGCGGCCACGCTTCCGGGCCTGGACGGGCAGAAAATGTCCAAGTCCTACCATAACACCATTGAAATCTTTGCCTTGGAGAAGGAATTTCGTAAAAAGGTGATGTCGATCAAAACCGACTCCACGCCGGTGGAATCGCCCAAGCCGCTTGAAAACTCGGTGATTCTGGCTCTTGCGCGTTGTGTGGCCAGCGCGGAGCAGACGGCTGAAATGACCGCCAGCATGCAAAAGGGCGGAAAAGGCTACGGGGAGTACAAGCAGCAGCTTTTTGAATGGCTCTGGCTGTATTTTGAGCCGATGCGGATGCGGCGCGCGGAGCTGGAGGCAAGACCGGGTTACGTGGATTCGGTGCTGGAACGGGGCGCCGCCACGGCGCGGGCGCAGGCGGGCGGTGTTTTGGAGCGGGTGCGGAAGGCCGTGGGTATTCTTTGAAAAATTTGAAACTATTATGATGGATTTGGAAACAGCCGATTGGAAGATCAAGCTCCCCGTTTTTGAGGGGCCGCTCGACCTCCTCCTCTATTTGATCAAGAAGGAGGAGGTGGATATTTACCAGGTGGAGCTGGATAAAATTTGCGACCAGTATCTCGCCTATCTGGGCGCCTTGCGCGACATGGAACTGGAGGTGGCCGGGGAATTTCTGGTCATCGCCGCCACGCTGGTTTACATCAAAAGCCGCAGCCTGCTGCCGGAAGACCAGCAGTTGACCGCTGAGGAGGACGAGGAAGGGGAGGACCCGCGCTGGGAGCTGATCCGCCAACTGGTGGAGTACAAAAA of the Candidatus Methylacidiphilales bacterium genome contains:
- the trpS gene encoding tryptophan--tRNA ligase; its protein translation is MRILSGIQPSGAPHLGNYFGMMRPAVGLQARGECFYFIADYHALTTTEDAGLLRDRIRGVALDFLACGLNPEKTVFFRQSAVPEVHELAWYLSNVTPVGLLERCHSYKDKVAKGFSPNHGLFAYPVLMAADILLYDADLVPVGKDQKQHLEVARDIAAKFNERFGAVFKIPEPDIQEDAATLPGLDGQKMSKSYHNTIEIFALEKEFRKKVMSIKTDSTPVESPKPLENSVILALARCVASAEQTAEMTASMQKGGKGYGEYKQQLFEWLWLYFEPMRMRRAELEARPGYVDSVLERGAATARAQAGGVLERVRKAVGIL